The following proteins come from a genomic window of Gopherus flavomarginatus isolate rGopFla2 chromosome 22, rGopFla2.mat.asm, whole genome shotgun sequence:
- the LOC127039231 gene encoding interferon alpha-inducible protein 27-like protein 2A isoform X5 codes for MRFGETSCRSAMRMSYPWTLAQAAQGANDTQVTDSEPHAANMLDSLVTLAGAGIAAGVAFVGIPVVVGAAGFTGAGIAAGTLAAKMMSAAAIANGGGVAAGSTVAVLQSIGAAGLPAAAKAVIVSVGAAVGALL; via the exons ATGAGGTTTGGTGAGACATCTTGCAGATCAGCTATGAGGATGAGTTACCCCTGGACACTAGCTCAGGCTGCACAAGG GGCTAACGATACTCAGGTGACAGACTCAGAGCCACACGCAGCAAACATGCTTG ACAGTCTTGTTACTCTGGCTGGAGCAGGCATTGCAGCAG GCGTGGCATTCGTTGGGATCCCGGTAGTAGTTGGGGCAGCAGGCTTTACTGGAGCAGGCATTGCAGCTGGGACACTTGCTGCCAAGATGATGTCAGCAGCGGCCATAGCCAATGGAGGAGGGGTAGCCGCTGGAAGTACTGTGGCAGTGCTGCAATCCATTG GTGCCGCAGGCCTCCCTGCAGCTGCCAAAGCTGTGATCGTAAGTGTTGGGGCAGCAGTTGGTGCCTTACTTTGA